The nucleotide window GTTACTAAAACTTTAAGACAGGATTCAAACAGTAGTACAAGAGATGGAATGGATATTGCACTAGCAAAAATAGATCTTGAAAGTAAGGTCGTTGAATATGCAGGTGCTCATCGTCCATTGTATGTCTACAAGACTGCTACCGAAGAATTTACCCAAGTTAAAGGTGACAAATTCCCTGTAGGAGGAGAATACAAGACTAGAACTTCATTTACGACACATCAGATTACCTTAGATGAAGGTGACGAGATTTTCATGTTCTCAGATGGATACCCTGATCAATTTGGCGGTGATGAGAACAGAAAATTCGGTGCAAAACGTATTCGTGAGTTAATTATGAATACAGAACATTCATCTATGCAAGAGATTGCCAAAACATTTAGTGAAACATTTATTAACTGGAAAGGCAATGCAAAGCAGACTGATGACGTTATTATGATAGGCATCAGATTCTAAGTTCAGAATTTGTTGTTAGTTATAAAGGTTTGATTATATTTGAAAAACATTTTTTTAACTCTATTTTTTTCCTGGGGTTAAAAGAACATCTCGGTAGTATGACTACTGAATTAAATTGTGTTCGGAAATATGAAATACATCTACGAACTCCATAGGACTATGCTAGACAAAGATCTCATTCTAATTTATGAAGGTGAGATCACCCAAGACATTACTAAATCTGTACTATCCATGGCTGAAAGAAACATGGATTCTTACGGAGAACAATCCAAAATCAAAAGGAAAGTTTTTAATGTTATGGTAGAGTGTCTTCAAAACATAAGCAAGTACGCTGTACCTATGGAAGAAACTTCTGACAAGAAAAACAGTGCTGTTTTTATGATTGGTAAAGAGGATAACTCTTACTTTATCACTTCTGGCAACCCCATTCTT belongs to Flammeovirga agarivorans and includes:
- a CDS encoding SiaB family protein kinase is translated as MKYIYELHRTMLDKDLILIYEGEITQDITKSVLSMAERNMDSYGEQSKIKRKVFNVMVECLQNISKYAVPMEETSDKKNSAVFMIGKEDNSYFITSGNPILSKNVKDIAGRLDRINDLDKDGLKNLYKDIIKNGKISAKGGAGLGFIDMARKSGEKLRFDFEPINDEFTFFSLKTTIPRKLK